The genomic window TTTATGCCAACTTtcaaggtatgtattatagcagttactcataattattttagcgaACAAAATTTTCTGTCACCAAAGTTAAGATGTGTCACTAATCTTCAATTTCTTAATCATTACGAAATATATCACttagtcatcatattatatggtgtTTCAGTTTCAGtgacacttttattatattttatattgatagatattagttaaaactaaatatatactttttaagatcaaatattatttaagtttgatcACCGACAAtccattaatttataccacaccataatatattttttttatttacagatacAAGGGCAAATATATCACAGAGCAGGTTCACTGTTACCAGTGTCAGATAGCGACAACAAATTcctgcaaatttattttatgggcaATTCACCACAAGAAATTGATCTGCGTTGTGCacataacaatttagtaaAGAGGTCTATTGTAGAACAATTACAAACTTTATTTCATCAGCACaatcaattgattatattgtttaaaactgcCCTGGATCTGATGCCATCCGATAAtcacaaaattgtaatcagAGCTGATAAAACACCTGCAGGTCAACATACAAGACGTTTTAATGCACCAACTATTGATGAAGTTGCTATCGTTGTAGTTGGAGAAAACTTGGAATCCCgtgatattgttttacgtCGTCGGAATGATCAATTACAACGTATAAAGGAAACACACCGCTCATATGATGCACTGCAATATCCCATTATATTTTGGCAAGGTGAAGATGGCTACGatttctcaataaaaatgataaatcccattgcaggtaactaaaatattagtttagctATGGCGATAATATCtcagtcattatattatgtattttaattttatatttgaatgttattaaaacaaaatctatttagGTTCTGAAACCAACAAAAAAGTCAGTTCAATGAACTATTATTCATACCGCCTAATGATTCGGGAAAATGAAGATAATCACATATTGAAATGTCGGCGATTATATCACAAATATGTTGTTGacatgtatgttaaaattgaaacggAAAGATTAACATTCATCAGGTTGAATCAAACCAAACTCCGATCTGAAGAGTATATTCACCTTCGAGATGCGATTAATACTGATGGAAATGCACAGAATGTCGGTCGGATGACTATTCTTCCAGCAACATACATCGGAAGCCCTCGGCATATGCACGAATATGCTCAAGATGCCATGTCGTATGTTCGTCATTATGGTACAGCAGATTTGTTCATCACATTTACATGCAATCCGCAATGGATAGAAATCAATCAGGAGTTATTCTCTGGGCAATCACCCATTGATCGTCATGATATTACAGCCAGAGTCTTTAGACAAAAGTTGAAATCTTTAATGGATTTCATCGTAAAACATAATGTGTTTGGTGAGACACGCTGCTGGATGTATTCTGTGGAGTGGCAGAAACGAGGATTGCCACATGCACACATTTTGATTTGGttggttgaaaatataagGCCAAATGAAGTTGATGCAGTGATATCAGCTGAAATCCCTAATGTACAAGTAGATCCTGGATTGCATGAGGTAGTTATCAAAAACATGATACATGGTCCCTGTGGAActcttaatcaaaattcacCGTGTATGATGGATGGTAAATGTTCAAAACGATATCCACGGACATTAATATCGGAAACAATTACTGGTAATGACGGTTATCCATTGTATCGTCGCAGATCGACAGCAGACAATGGAAAATCAACAAttgtcaaattaaatcaacaagaTATTGAAATAGATAATCGTTGGATTGTTCCATATTCACCCATTTTATCAAAGACATTCAAAGCACACATCAACGTTGAATCTTGCCATTCAgtgaaatctattaaatacatttgcaaaTATGTAGCCAAAGGGAGTGATATGGCTGTGATTGGAATTGGTGCAGAGAATTCCAATGATGAAGTTACCCAATACCAAATGGGCCGCTATGTCAGTAGTAATGAAGCAGTTTGgcgaatattttcttttcctaTTCATGAGAGACACCCTTCTGTTGTTCACTTAGCTGTGCATTTAGAAAATGGACAAAGAGTGTATTTTACAGCACAGAACGCAGTACAAAGAGCTGCTCAGCCACCATCTACTACATTAACCAGTTTTTTGAGACATGCCAAAACGATGATTTCGCACAAACATTGCTATATTCTGAaatgccaaaatattatacctggaATCAATCCTCAAGGAGATTTATACGACGGAAACAAGGAAAACCAGTTCCAGGATATACAGATGTATATTCCACCGATGCGATTGGCCGGATTTATTCAGTACATCCAAGCAATgatgaatgtttttacttaCGACTGCTATTAGTCAATGTACGTGGCCCAACATCATTCCAACAGTTACGAACTGTTGATGGTGAATTGTGTGTATCCTACAGAGAAGCCTGTCAACGTTTGCAATTGCTTGAAAATGACGCTCATTGGGATCAAACTCTCAATGATGCTGTAATATCATCACACGCTCATCAAATACGAacattgttttctataatcaTATCTACATGCTTCCCATCAACCCAATTGATTTGTGGATCAAGTACAAAGATTATATGTgtgatgatattttgtatcaaatacaGAATAGAATGGGAAATCCAAATATACAAATCAGTGAAGAAATTTACAATGAAGCATTGATTTCAATTGAGGACATGTGCTTGATAATGTCAAACAaactattaattcaattaggcCTGACCGCGCCCAATCGTCCAATGCATGACGCTTTTAACCAAGAGTTGCATCGAGAAAGACTGTATGATCTCAACGATTTGAAAgaattaattcaaacaaatcTTCCACTGTTAAATGAACAACAGAAGTATGTATTTGAAACTCTTATGAAAGTAACAAATGATGAAACTGGAGGGATTTACTTCTTAGATGCACCTGGTGGTACaggaaaaacttttttgatttcattaatattagcaACAATTCgctcacaaaataaaattgcacttGCACTCGCTTCGTCGGGAATCGCAGCAACTTTGCTTGAAGGTGGTCGAACAGCCCATTCAGCACTAAAATTGCCATTAAATATGCATAGCAATGAAACTCCAACCTGCAACGTTTCGAAGAACTCTGCAATGGCAAAGGTTTTGCAGCAATGTAAATTGATTGTTTGGGATGAATGCACGATGGCACATAAAAAATCTTTGGAGGCTTTGGACAGAACCTTAAAAGATCTACGGAGCAATAATAACCGATTTGGTGGtgcaatgattttattagcaGGAGATTTTCGTCAAACATTGCCGGTGATTCCACGATCAACGCCAGCTGATGAACTCAATGCATGTCTAAAGTCCTCCAGTTTGTGGAAACATGTCAAAGTACTTCATTTAAGCAAGAATATGCGTGTCGAGTTGCAAAATGACCAATCTGGAAACATATTCTCTAAACAACTCATTGACATTGGTAATGGCAAATTTCCTATAGACATGTTGACTGGCTGCATTAACTTTCCTCTAAGTTTTTGTCAGTTAACTCGATCAAAAGATGAACTTATTCAGAAGGTGTTTCCAGATGTTTCTCAAAATTACAGAAACCATGATTGGTTGAGCGAACGAGCTATACTGGCTGCAAAAAACATAgatgtaaatgaattaaatttcaaaattcaagaaCAAATTACAGGCGAATTGATGATATATAAATCAGTTGATTCGGCTACTAATCAAGATGATGTAGTCAACTATCCACCGGAATTTTTAAACTCGCTGGATTTGCCAGGATTGCCACCTCACAATCTTCAATTAAAGGTTGGATCGGTGGTTATAATGTTGCGAAATATCAACCAACCGCGTCTTTGCAACGGTACACGGttagcgataaaaaaattactaaacaatGTGATAGAAGCAACTATACTCAAAGGAAAGTATAAAGGAGAAGATGTTCTCATACCGCGCATCCCAATGATTCCGACTGATGTGCCATTTGAGTTTAAACGACTACAGTTTCCAGTGCGTCTTGCTTTTGCTATGACTATAAACAAGTCACAGGGGCAATCATTAAGTGTTTGTGGTATTAATCTAGAAAACCCATGTTTCTCACATGGTCAATTGTATGTTGCCTGTTCCCGTGTTGGAAAACCATCAGATTTGTTTATCTATGCGCCAGGTAATCAAACAAGAAACATCGTATACCACAAAGtactacaatgataataataataattatgattcacatgattaacaataaagcgatacttacttttaaatcatgacagaaccgtcaccctggtgatagggcgttgtgaataaaaaataattaaataaaactataacagttaaaactataactacttacttttaaatcattatatatgttatttaattattttttattcacaacgcCCTATCACCAGGGTGACGGTTCTGTTCaggagaattttttaaaatacgtaggcACAAAAACTGCCACATTACAAATCTTTCGTCGTGAATTCGACGTAATATTAGCACTatcaataagattaaattaaaaattaacacacggcatacgaaaatgcaaaaaaagaaagtaacacacgggcaacgccgtgtcgggtcagctagtgttaaaataatattataaatcaattttgagAAGCGAGGGAGTGCTGGTCTTTGATAACTTTCCTATtgccgtttttttttcatccgcGAGTACCACTTTATTATCGACTTGAAAATCTACTACGTATTGTGTGTGGCCGTTGTACAGATAATGTAGTGATCATCGGAACACAATACACAAAGTCTACTGTTCAtctgaaataatatgttgaatatacctaaatattgtatttaaatcagtCACGAGAAAAAATGTCTCCATAATGTTCCTATACATTTAGCCGAATCTTTTCAacgataacatattattataatttgttcaaaatattgtatcagACGGTATGTTCATTCGTGTGCACGTAAAATAGGCTTCAGCCCGAAAACTTGttgaacattaaatatatttcatcgcACAATAAGCCTTTGCTAGCTCAATGATACAACGACCTAAGATACATTTccgattttttgaatttatttgattcCATGCTGGCCGATGGCAGATCAATTTGGTCTGAATTAGAGGTTCACCATTTatcctttttatttattattagcttattgattattagttggttgtaaatattataattaactagcAACTGaagaaaatactaaaaaatattaattaaaatatattattccataCTACGaccaattcaaataaatagtgtACAATTATgcaccataataatatgtttcaattaaaaat from Aphis gossypii isolate Hap1 chromosome 1, ASM2018417v2, whole genome shotgun sequence includes these protein-coding regions:
- the LOC126549464 gene encoding uncharacterized protein LOC126549464: MPPIRRSNLGRRTRNATNQANYRSNSQTREARASLNRAAFSYDVSIDYSNYQCVVIGSMNSVCSHCKALKYKNEANGLCCANGKVKLIPLDPPPEPLYSLVSGIGTDSIHFLTNIQQYNNCFQMTSFGATNVVRENFMPTFKIQGQIYHRAGSLLPVSDSDNKFLQIYFMGNSPQEIDLRCAHNNLVKRSIVEQLQTLFHQHNQLIILFKTALDLMPSDNHKIVIRADKTPAGQHTRRFNAPTIDEVAIVVVGENLESRDIVLRRRNDQLQRIKETHRSYDALQYPIIFWQGEDGYDFSIKMINPIAGN